From a single Apium graveolens cultivar Ventura chromosome 2, ASM990537v1, whole genome shotgun sequence genomic region:
- the LOC141707521 gene encoding uncharacterized protein LOC141707521, with protein MSRGSQRDRDRERAQARAGNKGKQGKDDGLTPEQRRERDAKALQEKLAKKAAQGGGNNKGGGEFGKNKKK; from the exons ATGTCTC GGGGAAGTCAAAGGGATAGAGATCGTGAAAGAGCTCAAGCTAGAGCTGGAAACAAGGGTAAGCAAGGCAAGGATGATGGATTGACCCCTGAACAAAGGAGAGAGAG GGATGCAAAGGCGTTACAAGAAAAGCTAGCAAAAAAAGCAGCACAAGGGGGAGGAAACAACAAAGGAGGGGGTGAATTTGgcaaaaacaagaagaaataa